GTTTACAATTATTACTGTTTGGCATTCGCACGCTCCCGCGAACGTGTtttggcactctctctctctcttgttctGTTTGTGCTCTGTTATCGGTCAGCTCTTTTTGCAACAAAGCTCTCGCAGGCTTTTCAAATAGCTAGCTAATGGAATGATTTAGCAGTATAGCTCTGGCAGTGAATGAATTAAGTTCCTAACAAGCAAAATGTTGAAAGTGCGCAGCGGTCTATCTATAATTCAGGCGCAAAAAGCAGCCCTCTCTGTCAGCAGTCCGCTGGTaaatatatagtatacatatagatccgatatcacagtGATATACGTTTTTAAATCTCTTGTAGCGTTGGCAGACCACAGCAGCTGTAGCAGAGCCCAGAAATGATGCAGAGTGGCTACAAGCTCGTCCCTTTGATCAGATTCCTAGTAAAACTTTTCTGTCTACTGTTCGGAATTTTATGCCTGGAGGAAAATATAGCAAACTGGACATTGTGAAATTGTTCAAAGCTTTGCAAGACGACTATGGAAACATATTATATTTACCAGGTATGATGGGAGGTACGTCATACCTGATGACTCACAATCCCAAGGACTTCGAGGAAGTGTTCCGGAACGAAGGAGTGTGGCCGCATCGGCCTGGCAGCGATACTCTTCGCTATCATCGGAAGACTCATAGAAAGAATTTTTTCCAGGGAGTGGAGGGAGCTTTACCCACACAAGAAAAAACCTGGAGCGACTTTCGATCGGCTGTAAATCCTGTCCTAATGCAGCCGACGAACGTGCGGCTTTACTATAAGAAGATGTCCCAAGTGAACCAGGAGTTTGTGCAACGGTGCGTATGACTGATAATAAATCCCTGTTTACGCTCAAGTATGTTCTCCCCCCTTCACAGTATTAAAGCACTCCGTGATATTGATACCCAGGAAGCTCCAGATGATTTCTTAAACGTTATAAATCGGTGGACCCTCGAGTCAGTCTCTGTGGTGGCTCTGGACAAGCAGTTGGGACTGCTCAAAGAGTCGGGCGATAACGACCAGGCTGTGTTACTTTTCAAGTACCAGGACGatttttttgaattaacaGCCGATCTGGAGATTAAGCCCTCCATCTGGCGTTACGTTAAAACACCCAAGCTAATGAAGCTAATGAAGTCCCTAGATGGCGTTCAAGAAATACCTTCAGCGTATATAGACGAAGCTATAGAGCGTCTAGAGAAAGAGGCCAAGGAGGGTGTTGTCCGCCCTGAGAGCGAGCAGAGTGTACTGGAAAAGCTGCTCAAGATCGACAAAAAGGTGGCGACGGTTATGGCCATGGACATGCTAATGGCCGGAGTGGATACCGTACGTAGTCTGTTGTTCTCATACTTACCCTTATCTCATACATCCTTTTTTTCTAGACCTCAAGTACCTTTACAGCGGCCTTGCTGTGCCTTGCCAAGAATTCGGAGAAGCAGGCCGTACTCCGAGAAGAGGTGATGAAGGTTCTACCCGAGAAGGACTCCGAATTCACTGAGGCATCGATGAAGAACGTTCCCTATCTACGTGCCTGCATCAAAGAGTCACAACGGATCTATCCTTTGGTCATCGGCAATGGCCGATTTCTCAACCGGGACAGCGTTTTGAGCGGATACCAAGTGCCAGCTGGTACCTGTGTGTCGATGGTTCCCCTGAGCTTGCTATCAAGCGAGGAGCACTTCCCCAAGGCTGCTGAGTTCCTGCCAGAACGTTGGATTCGTAACGCCACAGACTCCAACGGGCAATGCCCGGCaaatgacttgaagctgaagaaTCCGTTTGTGTTCTTGCCCTTCGGATTTGGACCCCGGATGTGCGTTGGAAAGCGCATCGTGGACATGGAGCTCGAGCTGGGCTCGACTCATTCGGAACTTTAGCATCGAGTTCAATCATCCCACGGAGAACGCTTTCCGCTCCTCCCTGATCAATTTGCCCAACagtaaacacatttctcatcctaaattatctttacaactggaaaaccttgaaggaacttatttgcaatataaagtaggtgtttttttggccgcacGTCAATCAGATTcaacttgttttgtgctttgaggcatgaggcaaatcaagcacacaaaattttcattgtgcaatttgtgccaacacgagaggcgtcacttatctgtgcggaggcattttccttgagcaacacattgtgcaatcgaaatcctgcacacatcacataaattccttccattcgcgaatacaagacccattcctattggctatggttgacccaacctccatcaagggagagatccttgagatgactggcgagcatgtggagcagctccattcaatgtggtccctcatgttcgagccgaagacatgcgaggactttctgcacaaactcaaggcgcacgcggataatttctatacggatctgctgaccgagtcgcgggagaagcaggcggccatcctggatgacatagccgcactccgagccgaggccagcgacctcacccgactcctccatgagacggtggacattggtcagaggcccgacgatgtgccactgatcatatggcagctgaagctggacaaaagcattgagcatctgcgcaaggagctctcgaaacgtcgggcggagatcagggagctgctgctccagcaggagcagctctgcgaagagctgggcgcactgccgctccctctactggcggacccgctgcccctgcccgatgagatggacggctttcgcgaccatctcgacaacctgcactctcagcgcgcagtgcgccagacggagctggaccagctgcgcaaggccatcaagcatgacatgaagatgctcgagctgatgccccagaccgatgcagaggatcgcctactgaacgatctgagccacaatctaacaccagagacactagagcggctgcggcagatgcgcaacagttatgccgagcagatccaggagctgcgctccaaaatccatgacatgcgcgagaagatctacgtgctgtgggatcgcctccaggagacggacgagagcgccatgcgacgagtgcgcgagtgcaccgagaatacgcagcgcacctatgacatcctccattcggagctgcagcgctgccaggcactgcgcagccagaacctcaagacgttcatcgagcagctgcgcgtcgagataagcaagtggtgggatctaacgctcaagagccagcaggagcgcaagcgtttctccaactactacaataagtattacaacgaagacctgttaaagctgcacgagctggagctggatgatctgaagagcttctacacgtgcaacaaggagattttcgatctgtacgagagccgtgcagaactttggtcccgcatgcaggctctagaggcaaaggccaacgagccgaatcgtttcaacaatcgtggcggccagttccttaaagaggaaaaggaacgcaaggccatcaccttgaagctgcccaagattgagcagcagatcactgaactggtgcacgcctatgaggtgcaatcgcatggcccgtttctggtttatggcgagaagatactggagctgatggctcgcgaatgggagaactatcggcaggccaagcagagctcggcccgctagaaggccccgcccaccacgaggacgggcagcagcagcaaattgatgatgccaccgccgactgccggttcaacggcccctcgcacgccccgaactttgaagaacatgtcctcaatgtcgacctcgacaatgtcgttgcgcaagaccccaacaatccagctgatcactcccaatatgaccaagagcactgggaatctgcacaagcgactgaatccatcagcagccgccagctctTCGGAGTATCGGA
Above is a genomic segment from Drosophila miranda strain MSH22 chromosome Y unlocalized genomic scaffold, D.miranda_PacBio2.1 Contig_Y3_pilon, whole genome shotgun sequence containing:
- the LOC117194658 gene encoding probable cytochrome P450 12a5, mitochondrial codes for the protein MLKVRSGLSIIQAQKAALSVSSPLRWQTTAAVAEPRNDAEWLQARPFDQIPSKTFLSTVRNFMPGGKYSKLDIVKLFKALQDDYGNILYLPGMMGGTSYLMTHNPKDFEEVFRNEGVWPHRPGSDTLRYHRKTHRKNFFQGVEGALPTQEKTWSDFRSAVNPVLMQPTNVRLYYKKMSQVNQEFVQRIKALRDIDTQEAPDDFLNVINRWTLESVSVVALDKQLGLLKESGDNDQAVLLFKYQDDFFELTADLEIKPSIWRYVKTPKLMKLMKSLDGVQEIPSAYIDEAIERLEKEAKEGVVRPESEQSVLEKLLKIDKKVATVMAMDMLMAGVDTTSSTFTAALLCLAKNSEKQAVLREEVMKVLPEKDSEFTEASMKNVPYLRACIKESQRIYPLVIGNGRFLNRDSVLSGYQVPAGTCVSMVPLSLLSSEEHFPKAAEFLPERWIRNATDSNGQCPANDLKLKNPFVFLPFGFGPRMCVGKRIVDMELELGSTHSEL